AAGACTCGTCCCCGTCGTAGGGCGTGTAGTTCTGCTGGATGAAGTCGCGGACGTTCACGTCGGACGTCCAATGGCCTGCGGCGAAGCCGTTCCACTCTTCCCTAAGCTGCATCGTGCTCCTCTCTTTCTGGCGGCCGCGCCGCCGTTTTGGCTGCTATTGGCTTTACTGCGCGCTGCGCAGGTGGTTCGCGGTGTGACTAGGCGGGAGCGCCCTGTGCCCCGAGGATGCGCCTGGCGTTCTGCACGCGCTCGGGACTTGGCGGCTCGACGCCGTCCAGGGTGTACGGGATGCCGAGCTCCCGCCACTTGTAGGCGCCGAGGGTGTGATAGGGGAGGACCTCGACGCGCCCCACGTTCGAAAGGGTTCCTATGAACTTCGCGGTGCGCCGGAGGTATGCGTCGTCGTCCGTTATGCCGGGGACGAGGACGTGGCGTATCCAGACGGGTTTCGCGATGTCGCTCAGGTAGGCGAGGGCGTCGAGGATGTTGGCGTTGTCGTGGCCGGTCAGGCTCTTGTGCTCCGTCGCCTCGATGTGCTTGAGGTCCGCGAGCAGGAGGTCGCACGACCCCATGAGGCGCTCGAACTTGCCGAAGAACGGCTCGCGCCTGGTGAATGGCTGGAGGGCCGTGTCGAGGCAGGTCCCGATGCCCCGCCGCCTTGCCTCCTCGAAGAGCTCCGTGACGAAGTCGATCTGGAGGAGTGCCTCGCCGCCGCTCACGGTGATGCCGCCGTCCTCACCCCAGTAGCCGCGGTAGCGCTCGGCCTTGTCGAGCACCTCTTCCACGGACATGAGCGTCCCCTTGTCCCGGGCCCAGGTGTCGACGTTGTGGCAGTAGCGGCACCTCATGGCACAGCCCTGCAGGAAGACGAGGTAGCGGACGCCGGGACCATCGGCCGACCCAAACGACTCCAGAGAGTGGACCCTTCCGAGCATTCCCATCGCCTCCTCAAGAAAATGTCTGTCGTTAGACAACATATCTTGGGGTGGCAGAAAGTTCCTTGATTACAGTCAAGTAACGGAGAAAAGTTTTTGCCGTGAGTGGCGCAGGAAAAGTGATATGCGAGATGGCCTTCGCTTTATGCATGCGGGAGCACGCCGCGCGGGGCACCCGTCACGAGGCCTGCGTCTATGCGTCGTCGCAGAGCCTGCGAAGCGCGCCGTGGTCGAGCACGCGGATCTTGCCGCGTCCGATGCGCCGTACCATGCCTTCGCGCTCGAACGATCCAAGGGCGCGGCTGACGGTCTCCGGCCTGAGGCCCACGGAGTTCGCGATGTCGCCCAGGGTGAGGTGAATCTCCGGACCGATGCAGCGCTCGTCGCGCCACAGCAGGAACTTCGCCAGGCGGCGCCGAGGGTCCCTCGTGCTGAGGACCTTGATCTTCTCCTCCGCCTCCACGAGCTCCGTGCCAAGGGTCTGGACTAGGCTCGTCGCGACCTCGCGGCTGTCGCCGATGAGTCGCATGAAGTCCGTGCGGCGGATGCGACAGAGGTCGACGTGGGTGAGGCAGCCGACGCTGTATCGGTAGACGTTCTCCTTCAGGAACATGCCGTGCCAGATGGCCTGGCCGTCGTGCAGGATGTCCAGGAGGTACTCCTCGCCGTCCGCGTCCGCGTGGAACGTCTTGATGCGTCCGTGACGCACTACCAGGATCGACTCGATGGGGTCTCCCTCGCGTACCAGCAGGCTCCCCGCGGGGTGGGCGGAGCGCAGCGCGTGCGCCATGAGGTCGTTGCGCGCGGACTCCGGGAGCCCCGCAAACAGGCGGATGCTTCCCATGCAGCTGCTGCCGTCCACGCGAAAGGGACAATCCATCGTCTCCTCGCACCGAGCCGGATCCTTGGCCACCGCTCCTCCTCACGTTGCCCTCGTACCCATGATACCCAAGCGCGGCCGCCCGAGGTCGAGACAGGCGACCGCTGGGGTGTCGGGAGAACGCCCCCTGCGACAGGTGTGGTAGCCTTTTAGGCTGCAGCGTCAAAGCTGGGCCCTCCCGCGAGGCAGGGCCACGTCTCATGTGTTGCAAGGAGATGCGCATGGCACTCGATCAGGACAGCGAGGCCGCGAAGGCGGCCGAGGCATCGGCCCAGAAGACGGCGGACGGGGCGACAACGGGGATGGCGGACGCAGCGCCATCGCCCCTGGAGCAGGAGCTTGCCAGGAGGGAGGCCCTCTGCGAGCAGGCGGAACGCGTCGCGGGCGAGAAGGACTGGCGCCACGGGTCGGCGGACCTCCGTAGGCTCGCGGACGAGTGGCGCTCGCTGCGCCGCTGGCACGACCCGCGAGAGGACGCGCTCTGGAAGCGCTTCGACGCGGCACGCGAGGCGTTCTACCAGGCTCGGGACGACGCCCGCGACGATGCGCGCAAGAAGAAGGAGGCCCTTGCGGCCGAGGCCGAGCGCCTGGCCGGCTCCACGAGCTGGAAGCAGACGGCCGCGCGTATGCGCGAGATGATGGACGAGTGGAAGGCCGCCGGCACGTGCGGCCACGAGGCCGACGAGGAGCTCTGGCAGCGCTTCGACAAGGCCCGCAAGGCGTTCAACGCCGCGCGCGAGGAGGACTATGCTCGCCTGGAGCAGGCGCGTGCGCAGGCGAAGGCCGCGAAGGAGCGACTCGTGGAGGAGGCCCGCAAGGCGGCGGTGACATCTCCCGACTGGAAGGGCCAAGAGTGGCGTGCCGCCTCGCAGCGGATGAAGGACCTCATGGCGCGCTGGAAGGAGGCCGGCGTCGCGGACCGCGCGGACAACGACCGCCTGTGGGAGGAGTTCGCGGCGGCGCGCCAGCCGTTCTTCGACGCGCAGCACGCCCACTACGAGGCGCTCGAGGCCGCGCAGAAGAAGGCTGCGGACGCGAAGCGGGCCCTTGTGGACGAGGCGCGCGCCCTTGCGGCCGCGGATGACTTCTCGCGCGAGGCGACGGAGCGTGCCAAGGACCTCGACCGCAGGTGGAAGCAGCTGGGCTTTGCCGGGC
This sequence is a window from Parafannyhessea umbonata. Protein-coding genes within it:
- the pflA gene encoding pyruvate formate-lyase-activating protein, whose protein sequence is MLGRVHSLESFGSADGPGVRYLVFLQGCAMRCRYCHNVDTWARDKGTLMSVEEVLDKAERYRGYWGEDGGITVSGGEALLQIDFVTELFEEARRRGIGTCLDTALQPFTRREPFFGKFERLMGSCDLLLADLKHIEATEHKSLTGHDNANILDALAYLSDIAKPVWIRHVLVPGITDDDAYLRRTAKFIGTLSNVGRVEVLPYHTLGAYKWRELGIPYTLDGVEPPSPERVQNARRILGAQGAPA
- a CDS encoding Crp/Fnr family transcriptional regulator → MAKDPARCEETMDCPFRVDGSSCMGSIRLFAGLPESARNDLMAHALRSAHPAGSLLVREGDPIESILVVRHGRIKTFHADADGEEYLLDILHDGQAIWHGMFLKENVYRYSVGCLTHVDLCRIRRTDFMRLIGDSREVATSLVQTLGTELVEAEEKIKVLSTRDPRRRLAKFLLWRDERCIGPEIHLTLGDIANSVGLRPETVSRALGSFEREGMVRRIGRGKIRVLDHGALRRLCDDA
- a CDS encoding DUF349 domain-containing protein codes for the protein MALDQDSEAAKAAEASAQKTADGATTGMADAAPSPLEQELARREALCEQAERVAGEKDWRHGSADLRRLADEWRSLRRWHDPREDALWKRFDAAREAFYQARDDARDDARKKKEALAAEAERLAGSTSWKQTAARMREMMDEWKAAGTCGHEADEELWQRFDKARKAFNAAREEDYARLEQARAQAKAAKERLVEEARKAAVTSPDWKGQEWRAASQRMKDLMARWKEAGVADRADNDRLWEEFAAARQPFFDAQHAHYEALEAAQKKAADAKRALVDEARALAAADDFSREATERAKDLDRRWKQLGFAGRELNDTLWEEFNTAKEGFWDKKRAFGEARHEEWRQRTQDAIVRRQKRISDLQQQVDRLQERLNNAYATDHVEEMQDRLEQKLDLIDKIKAEVEDIKSRLD